The following coding sequences lie in one Carassius carassius chromosome 1, fCarCar2.1, whole genome shotgun sequence genomic window:
- the LOC132149910 gene encoding ubiquitin carboxyl-terminal hydrolase 31-like isoform X2 has product MSSKASGKEKKSGFSKKLFRRGSVRSVGSFMSRVLKTLSTLSHFGSELHAPEGDKDDGGFTAFKKEGKGSVASDDSDCGGFLAGDKIPGVAGLKNHGNTCFMNAILQCLSNTELFAEYLALEQYRGDQTDDEKPKTNGVVQRKGAPDRGEVTEQLSGLVRALWTFEYTPQHSRDFKNAVARSALQYRGNAQHDAQEFLLWLLDRVHEDLNHLVHPNIRASIKPPTEEDGGVLEGPSPPLSAGSFVQELFQAQYRSSLTCPHCQKQSNTFDPFLCISLPIPLPHTRPLYVTVVYQGKYSHCMRIGVAVPLNSTVSRLREAVSRETKIPPDQFVLTEMYYDGFHRSFCDDDDDLDIIQESDSVFAFETPETFRLENIRSKRGSLLANLNQNNLKSGAESSRTPSFMQGALNPASPNKNTGCEKMILLVCNRACTGHQGRRFGLPFVLYLERTVTWDVLQKEILEKMRHLLRPGVYIQVGPFSLRVVGVVGITYLLPQEEQPLCHPTVERAYKSCGPGGPPHVKIVVEWDKETKEYLFGHTEEEYIPDAESVYLHREQHHQPQACTLAQCFQLYTKEEQLAPDDAWRCPHCRQLQQGQIKLSLWTLPDVLILHLKRFRQEGDRRVKMQNMVRFPLIGMDMAPHVVKRSQSSWSLPSHWSPWRRPYGLGRNPDDYLYDLYAVCNHHGNMHGGHYTAYCKNSVDGQWYCFDDSEVQPVADEDVCQQTAYILFYQRRTTIPSWSANSSVAGSTSSSLCEHWVNRLQGSRPPSLASGASSRRTSLISLAESVEFPVDRSEDDGGFSTRPFVRSIQRQSSRSSVTSPLAFSENGSKPSWSLSQKLQMRSNSPSRFSLDSRSSPPLERIGETCDDKVSTSCFGGYSRHERQPSSKAPLAMMEGNGSDDGSGKRILDEAYCRAPTQSDRKSSKGEPIDNNNQINAVDQNALGTLTKEQKHKSSGSEKKADEKSSSKKSSTKTKGDQEKPSKKCQSTSSVTKSPSSQVSSSPQVKGTKATNLKEKSDSPKSTKGTSSGTPSRKKESLQEQESPVCVVTKGKPSLTSTPQSSASPSPTSKKSSSVAERNSVSGKKKLVERGSSKDLAHTSPLAEKSRVSATLRTSQPKTAEVSRPERRPVRSSSSSSSVTSLRSPSVSSRDLRRSSKSEDKGLSFFKNALRQKENRRSAELGKTTILAKKAVERTAKPSSQCRLDADEGEGSGNYSQQVSPEPRSCKAAANEKESSKTSTPNKRSLLQVGKSKSSNSETSLQSPINGKRHLEKISSSKKLSSSMQSSARPTQTPQ; this is encoded by the exons ATGTCCAGCAAAGCTTCGGGCAAAGAGAAGAAGTCCGGCTTCAGCAAGAAGCTGTTCCGCCGGGGCTCGGTGCGCTCCGTGGGGAGCTTCATGAGCAGAGTCCTGAAGACCCTCTCCACGCTCTCTCATTTCGGATCGGAGCTGCACGCGCCCGAGGGCGACAAGGACGATGGGGGGTTCACGGCCTTCAAGAAAGAGGGCAAGGGATCCGTTGCGTCGGATGACAGCGACTGCGGGGGGTTTCTCGCCGGGGACAAAATCCCCGGGGTGGCCGGTTTGAAGAACCACGGTAATACGTGCTTCATGAACGCGATTCTGCAGTGCCTGAGCAACACGGAGCTGTTCGCCGAGTATCTGGCGCTGGAGCAGTACCGAGGCGACCAGACGGACGACGAGAAGCCCAAGACCAACGGGGTCGTACAGAGGAAGGGCGCTCCGGACAGAGGAGAGGTGACCGAGCAGCTGTCGGGGCTGGTCCGAGCCCTGTGGACTTTTGAGTACACGCCGCAGCACAGCCGAGACTTCAAA AATGCTGTGGCCAGGAGTGCCCTTCAGTACCGAGGAAATGCCCAACACGATGCCCAGGAGTTCCTTCTCTGGCTCCTCGACCGTGTCCATGAAGACCTCAACCATCTTGTGCACCCTAACATCAGAGCCTCTATAAAG CCTCCAACTGAGGAAGACGGTGGAGTGTTAGAGGGACCTTCACCTCCTCTTTCGGCCGGCTCATTTGTTCAAGAGCTGTTTCAAGCTCAGTACAG ATCCTCGCTTACCTGTCCGCACTGTCAGAAACAGAGCAACACTTTTGATCCTTTTCTTTGCATCTCACTCCCAATACCATTACCTCATACACG GCCTCTGTATGTGACTGTGGTTTATCAAGGCAAGTACTCTCACTGCATGAGGATCGGTGTGGCCGTACCACTCAACAGCACCGTGTCCAGACTTAGAGAGGCCGTGTCACGTGAGACCAAGATCCCACCAGACCAG TTTGTCCTGACTGAAATGTATTACGACGGTTTCCACCGCTCCTTTTGTGACGATGACGACGATCTTGATATCATTCAAGAAAGTGACTCAGTCTTTGCTTTTGAAACTCCTGAGACTTTTAGATTAGAAAACATTCGCTCTAAAAGAG GGAGCCTTCTTGCTAATCTGAATCAGAACAATTTGAAATCTGGAGCGGAGAGCAGCCGAACGCCGTCTTTCATGCAGGGTGCGCTGAATCCAGCATCTCCCAACAAAAACACTGGCTGTGAGAAAATGATTCTGCTGGTCTGTAACCGAGCCTGCACTGGCCATCAAGGACGGAG GTTCGGTCTTCCGTTTGTACTGTATCTAGAGCGCACTGTGACGTGGGATGTGTTACAGAAAGAAATTCTGGAGAAAATGCGTCACCTCCTAAGGCCAGGGGTTTACATTCAG GTTGGACCCTTTAGTCTGCGTGTGGTCGGAGTAGTTGGAATCACATATTTGTTGCCACAGGAGGAACAGCCACTATGTCACCCCACTGTGGAAAG AGCATATAAATCCTGTGGACCCGGTGGACCTCCTCATGTTAAGATTGTAGTGGAGTGGGACAAAGAGACCAAGGAATA TTTGTTTGGACACACTGAGGAAGAGTACATCCCTGATGCTGAGAGTGTGTATCTGCACAGAGAGCAGCACCATCAGCCGCAGGCCTGCACCCTCGCTCAGTGCTTCCAGCTCTACACCAAAGAGGAGCAG TTGGCCCCAGATGATGCTTGGCGCTGCCCCCATTGCAGGCAACTGCAACAGGGGCAGATCAAACTCAGCCTGTGGACCCTGCCGGATGTTCTCATACTGCACCTCAAGAGGTTTAGACAG GAAGGGGACAGGAGGGTAAAGATGCAAAACATGGTCCGATTTCCTTTGATTGGCATGGATATGGCGCCTCATGTGGTGAAGAGAAGCCAGAGCAGCTGGAGCTTACCCTCCCACTGGTCCCCATGGAGGCGACCTTATGGACTTGGCCGTAACCCAGATGATTACCTTTATGACCTCTATGCTGTGTGTAACCATCATGGCAACATGCATGGAGGGCATTACACAG CATACTGTAAGAACTCCGTTGATGGGCAATGGTATTGCTTCGATGACAGTGAGGTTCAGCCTGTAGCTGATGAGGATGTCTGTCAGCAAACCGCATACATTCTGTTCTATCAAAGGAGGACAACTATTCCCTCGTGGTCGGCAAACAGCTCTGTTGCAG GCTCCACCAGCTCATCTTTATGTGAACACTGGGTGAATCGGCTTCAGGGCAGCAGGCCGCCCAGCCTGGCCTCCGGAGCCTCCTCGAGACGCACATCTCTGATCTCTTTGGCAGAGTCAGTGGAGTTTCCCGTTGATCGCAGTGAAGATGATG GAGGATTTTCAACGCGGCCCTTTGTGAGGAGCATCCAGCGGCAGAGCTCCAGATCGTCGGTTACCAGCCCTCTGGCTTTCAGTGAAAACGGTTCGAAACCTTCCTGGTCCCTGTCACAGAAACTACAAATGAGATCCAACTCGCCCTCGCGATTCTCTTTGGACTCACGCTCCTCCCCTCCTCTCGAGAGGATAGGTGAAACTTGTGACGACAAAGTTTCCACGTCTTGCTTCGGCGGTTACAGCAGACATGAGCGTCAGCCCAGCAGTAAGGCCCCACTGGCCATGATGGAGGGGAATGGCAGTGATGACGGCAGTGGGAAACGGATCCTAGATGAGGCCTATTGCAGAGCTCCGACACAGTCCGACAGGAAGAGCTCTAAAGGTGAGCCCATTGACAACAACAACCAGATTAATGCTGTGGACCAGAATGCTCTCGGAACGCTCACCAAAGAGCAGAAGCATAAGAGCTCCGGGTCGGAGAAGAAAGCAGATGAGAAGAGCTCCAGCAAGAAGAGCTCCACCAAAACCAAGGGGGACCAAGAGAAGCCCTCCAAGAAGTGCCAGAGCACCTCTTCTGTCACCAAGTCTCCATCCTCCCAAGTGTCTTCCAGCCCTCAAGTAAAGGGCACCAAAGCAACCAATCTAAAAGAGAAGAGCGATTCTCCCAAGAGTACCAAGGGAACATCTTCAGGAACGCCCTCCAGAAAGAAAGAGTCTTTGCAGGAACAGGAGTCTCCAGTGTGTGTAGTCACAAAGGGGAAGCCGTCCCTTACTTCAACACCCCAATCGTCTGCCTCTCCCTCGCCCACATCCAAAAAGAGTTCCTCGGTGGCTGAGAGGAACTCAGTGTCTGGCAAGAAGAAGCTGGTGGAGAGAGGCTCCAGCAAGGATTTGGCACACACCAGTCCCCTGGCAGAGAAGTCTAGAGTCAGTGCCACCCTGCGAACATCCCAACCTAAAACTGCCGAGGTGAGCCGGCCTGAAAGGAGGCCGGTGAGAAGCTCTAGCAGTAGCTCCTCAGTCACCAGCCTGCGCTCCCCAAGCGTCTCCTCGAGAGACCTCCGCCGCAGCAGCAAATCCGAGGACAAGGGACTCTCATTCTTTAAGAACGCACTTCGGCAGAAAGAGAATCGGCGGTCAGCTGAATTGGGTAAGACCACTATTCTCGCCAAGAAGGCTGTCGAGAGGACTGCCAAGCCCAGCAGCCAGTGCAGACTCGATGCTGACGAGGGCGAAGGCTCCGGGAACTATTCCCAGCAGGTCTCTCCGGAGCCGCGCTCCTGCAAGGCTGCCGCCAATGAGAAAGAGTCCTCGAAGACCTCCACCCCCAACAAACGCTCTCTCTTACAAGTGGGCAAGTCCAAGTCTTCCAATTCTGAGACTAGTCTTCAGTCTCCCATCAATGGGAAGAGGCATCTTGAAAAGATCTCATCCTCTAAAAAGCTTTCTTCCAGCATGCAATCCTCTGCACGTCCAACACAGACGCCTCAATGA
- the LOC132149910 gene encoding ubiquitin carboxyl-terminal hydrolase 31-like isoform X1: MSSKASGKEKKSGFSKKLFRRGSVRSVGSFMSRVLKTLSTLSHFGSELHAPEGDKDDGGFTAFKKEGKGSVASDDSDCGGFLAGDKIPGVAGLKNHGNTCFMNAILQCLSNTELFAEYLALEQYRGDQTDDEKPKTNGVVQRKGAPDRGEVTEQLSGLVRALWTFEYTPQHSRDFKNAVARSALQYRGNAQHDAQEFLLWLLDRVHEDLNHLVHPNIRASIKPPTEEDGGVLEGPSPPLSAGSFVQELFQAQYRSSLTCPHCQKQSNTFDPFLCISLPIPLPHTRPLYVTVVYQGKYSHCMRIGVAVPLNSTVSRLREAVSRETKIPPDQFVLTEMYYDGFHRSFCDDDDDLDIIQESDSVFAFETPETFRLENIRSKRGSLLANLNQNNLKSGAESSRTPSFMQGALNPASPNKNTGCEKMILLVCNRACTGHQGRRFGLPFVLYLERTVTWDVLQKEILEKMRHLLRPGVYIQVGPFSLRVVGVVGITYLLPQEEQPLCHPTVERAYKSCGPGGPPHVKIVVEWDKETKEYLFGHTEEEYIPDAESVYLHREQHHQPQACTLAQCFQLYTKEEQLAPDDAWRCPHCRQLQQGQIKLSLWTLPDVLILHLKRFRQEGDRRVKMQNMVRFPLIGMDMAPHVVKRSQSSWSLPSHWSPWRRPYGLGRNPDDYLYDLYAVCNHHGNMHGGHYTAYCKNSVDGQWYCFDDSEVQPVADEDVCQQTAYILFYQRRTTIPSWSANSSVAGSTSSSLCEHWVNRLQGSRPPSLASGASSRRTSLISLAESVEFPVDRSEDDALINTGSPALLRGFSTRPFVRSIQRQSSRSSVTSPLAFSENGSKPSWSLSQKLQMRSNSPSRFSLDSRSSPPLERIGETCDDKVSTSCFGGYSRHERQPSSKAPLAMMEGNGSDDGSGKRILDEAYCRAPTQSDRKSSKGEPIDNNNQINAVDQNALGTLTKEQKHKSSGSEKKADEKSSSKKSSTKTKGDQEKPSKKCQSTSSVTKSPSSQVSSSPQVKGTKATNLKEKSDSPKSTKGTSSGTPSRKKESLQEQESPVCVVTKGKPSLTSTPQSSASPSPTSKKSSSVAERNSVSGKKKLVERGSSKDLAHTSPLAEKSRVSATLRTSQPKTAEVSRPERRPVRSSSSSSSVTSLRSPSVSSRDLRRSSKSEDKGLSFFKNALRQKENRRSAELGKTTILAKKAVERTAKPSSQCRLDADEGEGSGNYSQQVSPEPRSCKAAANEKESSKTSTPNKRSLLQVGKSKSSNSETSLQSPINGKRHLEKISSSKKLSSSMQSSARPTQTPQ; this comes from the exons ATGTCCAGCAAAGCTTCGGGCAAAGAGAAGAAGTCCGGCTTCAGCAAGAAGCTGTTCCGCCGGGGCTCGGTGCGCTCCGTGGGGAGCTTCATGAGCAGAGTCCTGAAGACCCTCTCCACGCTCTCTCATTTCGGATCGGAGCTGCACGCGCCCGAGGGCGACAAGGACGATGGGGGGTTCACGGCCTTCAAGAAAGAGGGCAAGGGATCCGTTGCGTCGGATGACAGCGACTGCGGGGGGTTTCTCGCCGGGGACAAAATCCCCGGGGTGGCCGGTTTGAAGAACCACGGTAATACGTGCTTCATGAACGCGATTCTGCAGTGCCTGAGCAACACGGAGCTGTTCGCCGAGTATCTGGCGCTGGAGCAGTACCGAGGCGACCAGACGGACGACGAGAAGCCCAAGACCAACGGGGTCGTACAGAGGAAGGGCGCTCCGGACAGAGGAGAGGTGACCGAGCAGCTGTCGGGGCTGGTCCGAGCCCTGTGGACTTTTGAGTACACGCCGCAGCACAGCCGAGACTTCAAA AATGCTGTGGCCAGGAGTGCCCTTCAGTACCGAGGAAATGCCCAACACGATGCCCAGGAGTTCCTTCTCTGGCTCCTCGACCGTGTCCATGAAGACCTCAACCATCTTGTGCACCCTAACATCAGAGCCTCTATAAAG CCTCCAACTGAGGAAGACGGTGGAGTGTTAGAGGGACCTTCACCTCCTCTTTCGGCCGGCTCATTTGTTCAAGAGCTGTTTCAAGCTCAGTACAG ATCCTCGCTTACCTGTCCGCACTGTCAGAAACAGAGCAACACTTTTGATCCTTTTCTTTGCATCTCACTCCCAATACCATTACCTCATACACG GCCTCTGTATGTGACTGTGGTTTATCAAGGCAAGTACTCTCACTGCATGAGGATCGGTGTGGCCGTACCACTCAACAGCACCGTGTCCAGACTTAGAGAGGCCGTGTCACGTGAGACCAAGATCCCACCAGACCAG TTTGTCCTGACTGAAATGTATTACGACGGTTTCCACCGCTCCTTTTGTGACGATGACGACGATCTTGATATCATTCAAGAAAGTGACTCAGTCTTTGCTTTTGAAACTCCTGAGACTTTTAGATTAGAAAACATTCGCTCTAAAAGAG GGAGCCTTCTTGCTAATCTGAATCAGAACAATTTGAAATCTGGAGCGGAGAGCAGCCGAACGCCGTCTTTCATGCAGGGTGCGCTGAATCCAGCATCTCCCAACAAAAACACTGGCTGTGAGAAAATGATTCTGCTGGTCTGTAACCGAGCCTGCACTGGCCATCAAGGACGGAG GTTCGGTCTTCCGTTTGTACTGTATCTAGAGCGCACTGTGACGTGGGATGTGTTACAGAAAGAAATTCTGGAGAAAATGCGTCACCTCCTAAGGCCAGGGGTTTACATTCAG GTTGGACCCTTTAGTCTGCGTGTGGTCGGAGTAGTTGGAATCACATATTTGTTGCCACAGGAGGAACAGCCACTATGTCACCCCACTGTGGAAAG AGCATATAAATCCTGTGGACCCGGTGGACCTCCTCATGTTAAGATTGTAGTGGAGTGGGACAAAGAGACCAAGGAATA TTTGTTTGGACACACTGAGGAAGAGTACATCCCTGATGCTGAGAGTGTGTATCTGCACAGAGAGCAGCACCATCAGCCGCAGGCCTGCACCCTCGCTCAGTGCTTCCAGCTCTACACCAAAGAGGAGCAG TTGGCCCCAGATGATGCTTGGCGCTGCCCCCATTGCAGGCAACTGCAACAGGGGCAGATCAAACTCAGCCTGTGGACCCTGCCGGATGTTCTCATACTGCACCTCAAGAGGTTTAGACAG GAAGGGGACAGGAGGGTAAAGATGCAAAACATGGTCCGATTTCCTTTGATTGGCATGGATATGGCGCCTCATGTGGTGAAGAGAAGCCAGAGCAGCTGGAGCTTACCCTCCCACTGGTCCCCATGGAGGCGACCTTATGGACTTGGCCGTAACCCAGATGATTACCTTTATGACCTCTATGCTGTGTGTAACCATCATGGCAACATGCATGGAGGGCATTACACAG CATACTGTAAGAACTCCGTTGATGGGCAATGGTATTGCTTCGATGACAGTGAGGTTCAGCCTGTAGCTGATGAGGATGTCTGTCAGCAAACCGCATACATTCTGTTCTATCAAAGGAGGACAACTATTCCCTCGTGGTCGGCAAACAGCTCTGTTGCAG GCTCCACCAGCTCATCTTTATGTGAACACTGGGTGAATCGGCTTCAGGGCAGCAGGCCGCCCAGCCTGGCCTCCGGAGCCTCCTCGAGACGCACATCTCTGATCTCTTTGGCAGAGTCAGTGGAGTTTCCCGTTGATCGCAGTGAAGATGATG CGCTTATTAACACAGGATCTCCCGCCTTGCTCA GAGGATTTTCAACGCGGCCCTTTGTGAGGAGCATCCAGCGGCAGAGCTCCAGATCGTCGGTTACCAGCCCTCTGGCTTTCAGTGAAAACGGTTCGAAACCTTCCTGGTCCCTGTCACAGAAACTACAAATGAGATCCAACTCGCCCTCGCGATTCTCTTTGGACTCACGCTCCTCCCCTCCTCTCGAGAGGATAGGTGAAACTTGTGACGACAAAGTTTCCACGTCTTGCTTCGGCGGTTACAGCAGACATGAGCGTCAGCCCAGCAGTAAGGCCCCACTGGCCATGATGGAGGGGAATGGCAGTGATGACGGCAGTGGGAAACGGATCCTAGATGAGGCCTATTGCAGAGCTCCGACACAGTCCGACAGGAAGAGCTCTAAAGGTGAGCCCATTGACAACAACAACCAGATTAATGCTGTGGACCAGAATGCTCTCGGAACGCTCACCAAAGAGCAGAAGCATAAGAGCTCCGGGTCGGAGAAGAAAGCAGATGAGAAGAGCTCCAGCAAGAAGAGCTCCACCAAAACCAAGGGGGACCAAGAGAAGCCCTCCAAGAAGTGCCAGAGCACCTCTTCTGTCACCAAGTCTCCATCCTCCCAAGTGTCTTCCAGCCCTCAAGTAAAGGGCACCAAAGCAACCAATCTAAAAGAGAAGAGCGATTCTCCCAAGAGTACCAAGGGAACATCTTCAGGAACGCCCTCCAGAAAGAAAGAGTCTTTGCAGGAACAGGAGTCTCCAGTGTGTGTAGTCACAAAGGGGAAGCCGTCCCTTACTTCAACACCCCAATCGTCTGCCTCTCCCTCGCCCACATCCAAAAAGAGTTCCTCGGTGGCTGAGAGGAACTCAGTGTCTGGCAAGAAGAAGCTGGTGGAGAGAGGCTCCAGCAAGGATTTGGCACACACCAGTCCCCTGGCAGAGAAGTCTAGAGTCAGTGCCACCCTGCGAACATCCCAACCTAAAACTGCCGAGGTGAGCCGGCCTGAAAGGAGGCCGGTGAGAAGCTCTAGCAGTAGCTCCTCAGTCACCAGCCTGCGCTCCCCAAGCGTCTCCTCGAGAGACCTCCGCCGCAGCAGCAAATCCGAGGACAAGGGACTCTCATTCTTTAAGAACGCACTTCGGCAGAAAGAGAATCGGCGGTCAGCTGAATTGGGTAAGACCACTATTCTCGCCAAGAAGGCTGTCGAGAGGACTGCCAAGCCCAGCAGCCAGTGCAGACTCGATGCTGACGAGGGCGAAGGCTCCGGGAACTATTCCCAGCAGGTCTCTCCGGAGCCGCGCTCCTGCAAGGCTGCCGCCAATGAGAAAGAGTCCTCGAAGACCTCCACCCCCAACAAACGCTCTCTCTTACAAGTGGGCAAGTCCAAGTCTTCCAATTCTGAGACTAGTCTTCAGTCTCCCATCAATGGGAAGAGGCATCTTGAAAAGATCTCATCCTCTAAAAAGCTTTCTTCCAGCATGCAATCCTCTGCACGTCCAACACAGACGCCTCAATGA
- the LOC132149936 gene encoding BTB/POZ domain-containing protein KCTD5-like — protein sequence MAEKSPDPSGSSARKCPAFSPGERLQPSASGSSKWVRLNVGGTYFLTTTQTLCRDPKSFLYRLCQADPDLDSDKDETGAYLIDRDPTYFGPVLNYLRHGKLVLNRGLAEEGVLEEAEFYNITSLIKLVKDKIRERDCKTAQLPVKHVYRVLQCQEEELTQMVSTMSDGWKFEQLVSIGSSYNYGNEDQAEFLCVVSKELHNQSYGTNSEPSEKAKILQEQGSRM from the exons ATGGCGGAGAAGAGCCCTGACCCGAGCGGCTCGAGCGCCCGCAAGTGTCCCGCTTTTTCTCCCGGAGAGAGACTGCAGCCGTCTGCAAGCGGCTCGTCCAAATGGGTTCGTCTGAACGTCGGCGGCACGTACTTTCTCACGACGACACAAACGCTGTGCAGAGACCCGAAGTCTTTCCTGTACCGTCTGTGCCAGGCCGACCCCGACCTCGACTCCGACAAG GATGAAACAGGTGCTTATTTGATAGACCGCGATCCCACTTATTTTGGTCCGGTGCTCAACTATCTGAGACACGGGAAGCTGGTGCTGAACCGAGGCTTAGCAGAGGAAG GCGTGCTGGAAGAGGCCGAATTCTACAATATCACTTCACTGATTAAACTGGTCAAAGACAAAATCAGGGAGAGGGATTGTAAGACGGCTCAG CTCCCTGTGAAGCACGTCTACAGAGTCCTGCAGTGTCAGGAGGAGGAACTGACACAGATGGTCTCCACCATGTCAGATGGCTGGAAGTTTGAACAG TTGGTCAGTATCGGCTCTTCATACAACTACGGAAATGAGGATCAAGCAGAGTTCCTCTGCGTGGTCTCCAAGGAGCTGCACAATCAGTCATACGGCACAAACAGCGAGCCCAGTGAAAAGGCCAAG ATTCTTCAAGAACAAGGCTCTCGAATGTGA